The following proteins come from a genomic window of Leptospira bandrabouensis:
- a CDS encoding nucleotidyltransferase family protein: MSVAVKNISEFQIFLKNSKLLSKYNLDRLGVFGSFARKDSNFHDIDILVENDIDFQSALSLKEELEKKLNLKVDLVLKKYANPIILHRANKEMIYVKE, translated from the coding sequence ATGTCAGTAGCTGTGAAGAATATCTCGGAATTCCAGATTTTCCTCAAAAATTCCAAATTACTTTCAAAGTATAATTTAGATAGGCTAGGAGTTTTCGGATCTTTTGCTAGGAAAGATTCGAATTTTCATGACATTGACATTTTAGTTGAAAATGATATAGATTTTCAATCGGCATTATCTTTAAAAGAAGAACTTGAAAAAAAACTAAATCTTAAAGTAGACTTAGTTTTAAAGAAATATGCAAACCCAATAATTCTACATAGGGCAAATAAAGAAATGATCTATGTTAAAGAATAG
- a CDS encoding HepT-like ribonuclease domain-containing protein, whose product MLKNRKNDLLYLLNIIEYIEKIILYSNSFENPETLYETNDQMNYNAILSLLTQIGENSTKLSDETKNEYSYPWKDVVGLRNRIAHDYTGINIFIVFQTIKYSLPSLKEKAYQIIQEGISENIFDKSELLSTKESYYYSHIDFKKLEFEQ is encoded by the coding sequence ATGTTAAAGAATAGAAAAAATGATCTTCTTTACCTTCTCAATATAATCGAATACATCGAAAAAATTATTCTCTATTCAAATAGTTTTGAAAATCCTGAAACTCTTTACGAAACTAATGATCAAATGAATTATAATGCTATTTTGAGTCTCCTAACTCAAATTGGTGAAAATAGCACTAAACTCAGTGACGAAACAAAAAATGAATACTCATATCCTTGGAAAGATGTAGTTGGTCTAAGGAATCGAATAGCACATGATTACACTGGTATTAACATTTTCATAGTATTTCAAACGATAAAATATTCCTTACCTAGCTTAAAAGAAAAAGCTTACCAAATTATTCAGGAAGGAATTTCTGAAAACATTTTCGATAAATCCGAATTACTTTCAACGAAAGAAAGTTATTATTATTCACATATTGATTTCAAAAAATTAGAATTTGAACAATAG
- a CDS encoding helix-turn-helix domain-containing protein has product MKQEVKKASTTKSTFDRLMKDKSFKAKFDKEYDALNLSETLIELMESQKVSVRELSKKANVSSTVIQEIRSGKQDNPTLLVLSKLIHTLGGEIVIKKGKKTLASV; this is encoded by the coding sequence ATGAAACAAGAAGTAAAAAAGGCATCTACTACTAAATCTACATTTGATCGTTTAATGAAAGATAAATCCTTCAAAGCTAAATTTGATAAGGAATATGATGCACTCAATCTTTCTGAAACACTAATCGAACTAATGGAATCACAAAAAGTATCTGTTAGAGAACTTTCAAAAAAAGCAAATGTATCAAGCACGGTTATTCAAGAAATTAGAAGCGGCAAACAAGATAATCCAACATTACTTGTCCTTTCTAAATTAATTCACACTTTAGGTGGTGAAATAGTAATTAAGAAAGGGAAGAAAACATTAGCTAGTGTATAA
- a CDS encoding type II toxin-antitoxin system RelE/ParE family toxin, whose protein sequence is MIEFTAYKGEKFTVEWYFDEKEKSDVLDYFNDLPDDLKIKTLALFKRFADIGEIKDKTKFNFEGDSLFAFKPMPHRFLCFFVKGKKIIITNAFVKKTDKLPKNEKIRAIKRREDYETRSKKGIYY, encoded by the coding sequence GTGATAGAATTTACAGCTTATAAAGGCGAAAAATTCACTGTTGAATGGTATTTTGATGAAAAAGAAAAATCTGATGTTCTAGATTATTTCAATGATCTTCCAGATGATTTAAAGATTAAAACTTTGGCTTTGTTCAAAAGATTTGCTGACATTGGTGAAATTAAAGACAAAACTAAATTCAATTTTGAAGGTGACTCTCTATTCGCTTTCAAACCAATGCCCCACAGGTTTCTTTGCTTTTTTGTTAAAGGGAAGAAAATAATCATTACTAACGCTTTTGTTAAGAAAACTGATAAACTACCTAAAAACGAAAAAATTAGAGCTATTAAAAGAAGGGAAGATTATGAAACAAGAAGTAAAAAAGGCATCTACTACTAA
- a CDS encoding DUF2971 domain-containing protein, whose translation MIEYIYNSLRKLFSADPNKLLEYDRIFSLQFIEKNIKILKFENFEAEYLLYFEKYVNERYLRNEHLKNTYHNFRVNKQIRFTEHFQDELFKILFSLGNQKKKFYHYTSFDSLVSILQNNTIRFSGIAGLNDKSETYYSDYLLNKNIKNPFHHTRIKSFNSKFILSTSLNKDELNQWRLYGDNGSGVSLEFETNFQGNGYYFLFGKIAYGSEIFNIILDLIIGLIQGYNSFAIFNQLSIWKNFVKHEDY comes from the coding sequence ATGATTGAATACATATACAATTCACTAAGAAAACTATTTTCAGCAGATCCAAATAAACTATTGGAATATGATAGAATTTTTTCTCTTCAATTTATTGAGAAAAATATAAAAATCCTTAAATTCGAAAACTTCGAAGCAGAATACTTACTATATTTTGAAAAATATGTAAATGAACGATATTTAAGGAATGAACATCTAAAGAACACTTATCATAACTTTAGAGTAAATAAGCAGATTAGATTTACGGAACATTTTCAAGACGAATTGTTCAAAATTCTCTTCAGCTTAGGAAATCAAAAAAAGAAATTCTATCATTATACATCATTTGATTCACTAGTTAGCATTTTACAAAATAACACAATACGATTTAGCGGAATTGCAGGCTTAAATGATAAGTCAGAGACTTACTACTCTGACTATTTGCTAAATAAAAATATTAAAAATCCATTTCATCATACTAGAATTAAAAGCTTTAATTCAAAATTTATTTTATCTACTTCTCTTAACAAAGACGAATTAAATCAATGGCGATTATACGGAGACAACGGAAGCGGAGTTTCACTAGAATTCGAAACCAACTTTCAAGGTAATGGTTATTATTTTCTATTCGGTAAAATTGCATATGGAAGTGAAATCTTCAATATTATTTTAGACCTTATAATTGGCTTAATTCAAGGATATAACTCTTTCGCAATATTCAACCAATTGAGTATATGGAAGAATTTTGTAAAGCATGAGGATTATTAA